CGAGTGGGACAAATCGCTGGTCCAACGACGGAAAAGGGGCTGTGGAATCGACAGGAATGGCTACCTTCTCTGGTTGCGACATCCAAGACGCTCGGAAAACTTCCGAATACCCTTGGTACCATGCCGGTTGATTGGATTCCTATAGTACGTTTCCATCCCATCCTATTCAATTTGAGGCCCCTTGGGCCTGCGTGTTAACAATATTCGTAGGATATTATGGCCAAAATCGTGGTCGATATCACCAATTCCCGACGCGCCACCGAGGATCTCACCAGAACGGCCGCTTTCCACCTCGTCAACCCTCGATCGTCAAGCTGGGAATCACTTATCCCGGCCATCAAAAAGCATTATAAAGCAGAGGTTGTCGATATGCATGATTGGATGGCCACCTTGGAGGCTTTCAGGAATCCAACGGATGGCGATTTGCAAGACAAACCGGCACTCAAGATCATAGATTTCTATAAGGGACTGGCCAGCAACCATGGTACCTTTACCAGTGTGATGGAGACCGTGAAGACTCAAGCAGCTAGCCAGGCAATGTGTGATCTCGGGCCGATCGACGGGGCTATCATGGAGAATTGGATTAAGCAATGGCAATTTTAAAGCAGGGATTTCGCTGCCGATCTCATCTTGGCTCTGCAGGACACGGAATTTTATGCATATTTAGAAGGGCTTGGTTGAGCAGAAAGCAGACTTACTTAGATACGATACAATTGAAGGTGTCGTAGCTTTACTTTCAATGAATGaataaacaaataaacacacacagagaaagaaaaaaaaaaaaaaaaaaaaaaaaaaactccACGAGTAGCTTATGAGGTTTAAAAGCATAAAGCTTTTTAGTGAGTTCTGTAATTTAAACTCTTTGGACTTTAAAGTATTCAACTACTGGTAGAAATAGCAATTCTTACTTAAACATGAAAATCAAAGCCACTCGAGTTTTAGCTGAGTATCTCACTTCCCCCAAAAGTCAGAAGAATTTAGTGTGTCCAGTATACCTCAATGCCTAAGGCTCCCAGCTACGAGGGACCTGCTTCAATTCCGAACGATTTTCGACGGGCCCGAGAGGAGAGAAACAAAGCCCCACGACCCCCACCGAACCCCTCATTATAAATAATTGATATTGAAGACCAACCCCTCCTCATACCTCCACGACACAGTCCCTACCATTCCAGACAATGAGCGAGCTTAATCCAACAAATATCGAGGCGCTCAAGCGCCGGATGCAATCCGTGTGCAGCGATCCCGACAAGGGCCTTCCCGGGGTTTCCGTCGCTGTAGTTGGACGGGACGGCAAGCAACTGTTCAGCCATGCTGCGGGGAAACGGGGCCATGGAAGCTCTGAGCTCATGTCTGTGGACTCGGTATTTTGGATTGCGTCGTGCACAAAGATGATTACTGGTATTGCGTGCATGCAGTTGGTTGAGCAGGGAAGGCTTTCTTTGGATGATGCTGGTCAAATTCATCGAATTTGCCCTGAGTTTGATGATCTTCGAGTGCTCCAGGAAGATGGCACCTTGGTGGAGAAGAATAAGGGGATTACTTTGAGGATGCTCTTGACTCATACTTGTCAGTGTCCCTGAAACTACACAGTTAAATTGGGCGCTGATGTTGAAATTATAGCTGGATTCGGTTATACGTTTTATAATGAGAAACTGCGTGATTACGCCCGACCCGCTGGTCTCGATGAATTCTCGGGATATGCTGAGGAATTCAACCAGCCGCTGGTTCATCAGCCAGGGGAAACTTGGGAGTATGGCGTAAGTGATCACCGATTCGCCGGAGGCAACGATGGCTGTTAACATGCAGGGAACCGCGATAGATTGGCATTGACTGGGCAGGTGTTGTGCTTGAGCGTGTCACAGGACAATCGTTAAATGACTATTTCCATCAACACATCTTCGAGCCCATCGGTCTCAAGCATATTTCAATGCTCCCCACTGAAGAAATGAAGGCGAACCTCGCGTACATGCACCAGCGAGCGGCTGATGGCCAGATCTCTGTCCGCGATCACCTGCTGCGGCGTGCATTGACCGTGAAGAGTGAGAGTGACATCAAGTCCTACTTTAACAGTGGCGGAGCCGGATGTTTCTCTACTGCACAGGACTACTCCCGTAGGACTCCCCATCGAACCAACACTACCGGCAACGTACTGACACGTATCCAGAAATCCTCGCCGTCCTATTAAACAACGGAACCTCGCCGACAACCGGCAAACAGCTGCTTAAGAAGGAGACCGTAGACGAGATGTTCCGGAACCAAATCGAGAACCTGCCTCCTCTCGCTGAAAAGTATTTCCCCGACGCGAAAGCAGAATTCGTACAGTCTGGTCTCGGCCTTCACCCAACTGTGGAGGGAGATCGACAAGGCTGGGGACTTACCTTCCTACTTAGTGGAGGTTCCACAGGGCGATCCATTGGGACTGCACAGTGGTCAGGCGTAGCGAAtcttcggtggtggtgcgaCCGCGAAAAAGGTGTTGCAGGCTTTATTTGCTCGCAGGTATTGCCGTACGGCGATGAACAGTTGTTCCAATTGTCGCAAGATGTCGAGACGGAGGTTTATAAGGGTCTTGCTTTGTAGTATATAATGGGCATTTGTTGCTGCTTCAGAGCTGAAACCCCCTCCTATTGCAGGCCACCTGCTTGTCTGGGTAATAAAAGCTTAGTTTGTTACCTGTATCATGGCAATTCCAGTGCCAGGATATCCTACAGACACTCTCCGAAGTTTTATCCGCTTGAAATACCTATGTTCGACTCAATGAGCGAGTAGTCTATCACTGAGCAATATCCCTAAGAGGCCGACTGCCAAAGTAAACTATATCATTGATGTGTGAGACGTTATGGCTCACCCAATAGACCGGCACTTCTACAAAATTCCCCCACAAAAGAAATAAGTCATTCAGAATGATCAATTCTTTACTTGCTATCGAGAAATGCAAGGGGACTCACGGTCACGTGTGAATCGGCGCATTAGCCAAGATCTGTTTATGTATATTAACAGACCTGCTCCATCCGCCTCGACCGAGATATAACTCACACCAGGACAACAATGAATCCAAGCGCTGCCTTAGCGGAGATTGATCCCTCCAAAATCAACATTATTAGTGAGATTGCACGCTCTGATGCATCGTCCATATTTAAGGTAGATCTAGATGGCCAAAAATACGCATTAAAGATTTTCCACGACAACGGCGACCCGGGATATACCGAGAAAGGTCGTGATCTGAACCGATTCCGCTGCGAAACCAATGCATATGAGAAACTCCTGGCCTCTGGTGTCTGTGAGCGCAGCATCGTTCCAAAATTCCACGGCTGTATCAATGAAGTAGATCCGGCTGCATTCCATCCTGCTCTCCGACATTTCGCCCAAGACACGTTCAAGCCAAGAGGGATATTACTGGAATACCTCCCAAACGCAGAGAGTTTGAACTGCGTGAACTACTCGGATACGCTCTATCCCCAGGCTATTGAGGGCATGAAGGAGATACACAAAGCGGGCGTTCACCACCAAGATATCTACCCTAGAAACATTCTCCTTGTTCGTGGGAATCCTGATAGGCTGGTCTGGAGTGACTTTGATGTTGCAACAACGTTCACCGACCTTGGACCTGAAGAGCAGGCCCTCTGTGACCACGAGATTGCGCTTGTGAAGGGACTTGGGGATCTACTGGTAAGGACTCCGCTGCTGCTTATCTTGGAAGTGGTTAGCGTACTGACTGAAGAATATAGAGAGAGGACCAGGCTGAGGGGTTGCCCCCGAATACAAAGTTTTATTGAGTGTTCTCATAGTTTTCTGGTATTTCTGTCAATATCCGATGGTGTTAATCCGGTCTTGTAACAGAGATAGATTCGGCGGAGTCTGGAGCAAGGGATGTTTCACTTCAATTTAAATACAATGGAGTCCACAGGTGTATCCTCAAGGGTCGCTCTCACCCCGACTCCGTACAATCTTATGTAAAAGGCATTAGTGATTTTACGCCGAGCTGAATCATACCGTGTATGTCTCTGTCAAATGAATTCGGCCCCTACCAGGCCATCTAAGCCCAGCTGCTTAGGAGGTAATAGTAGAATGGTTCACTTCTTAAACGACGTGGCCTCAGCGTGAATATATGCTAGAGACGTAACCAGCGTCACCTTACGCTCCTGTCATAGTTTGTTCCAGGTCCTAAGTCAGCTCCGCTTCACCGAATTGGCCCAGCAGACCCATTTCCTACATAAACTAGGCCACGTAGTGGATTACCTGCGGGTATGACATGATAACATCGTAGTCTGCGGTTTTCACCGTTGTGTTGAATAACCATGATACAATTGCTCCGTTGAAAGTTTCATTACACCAACTGTAGCTGCTGACTTCACCGGCTTGTTATTGAACTACCTCCAAGAACAATGTGAGTCTGAGATTGCATATTCTGTTTCTACTCAGCGAGTTTATTGACTTCATAGGTTCTATTCACCCACCAATCTGCCAGATTAGAGATATTTAAGCTGCCGAATTTATTCTGAGAACCAACTCAGTTCTCCCCATCTCTTGTTTCTGTCTTCGTGGGTCAAGTACCTAGGCATATCAATTACTGCTCGTATCTCAGTAAACTTCACAGCAGGCTGGTGAAGTGCCTCATGATGTCTCAAAGCAATCACAACAAATCGATCCTACCTGGAGAGATTGGCTCACGGCTGGGATAGAGACTATGCATAACCCGAAAGTTCACTCGTACATCCTATGTGGCACGGGACGCCATGGAATCTTCGACGCGCTCCACGCAAACGACTCCAGCGACATCAGTGAGTCTTGGTGCTGGGACGCACAATAAGGCTATAGACGCGCTGGATAATGATACGAATGGTCTGGGTGGTGTTAACCTTCCGTGGATCAGTCGTCGGTGATGGGAACTTCAATTGCGAAAGGGACTCTATGAAAGACATTAAGTACGAATGGAATGGTGTCAGACGCTGGGAGTTGGATGTGTACAATTGTTTTTGTGATGGTGGGGCACGACATCTGCTCTATAACTACAGGTTACTACGAGCAGGAAGAAATGCTATATCACCGAGATGCTGAAGCTTTCTGAGAAGCTGAACATCGCTTGGGAAGACACGGTCGACGTTAACGCTATCACCGTGGATAGGATGCAGGGTCACGAGTCAGACATGATCATCCTAGATTGGGTTGTCGATCCAGAAACGAAGTCTGACCTGGTATTTGCCTCTGACAATCATCGGGCAAATATCGCTATAACCAGAGCCAACACTTGTTTGATCATTGTCACGAATGGCTGTATTTGTGACAACGACTGACTCGGAGTGGCGAAGCGAAGCCTAAGAAGATATACCTAAAGACTTTTGTCTATTAGCAGTATCTCCTAGATAATAACCTTATTGTTGATTATCCAGATAGCCATAAGAGCTACATTCCAAAGGCATCAACTGGAAAAATGTGAGGGGAATCAACTGGACACAACGGCTGGGAGGATGATATGTGTTCAATCATCACCAAGGTACTGTTGTCATTAGCCTTTTTCCTGCTACACCCCCTTTAAGAGgctgatatattgatatGTTAATACTAGAACCGCAAACGTGGTAAGCGTTAcactattattattcttcaCCAAGCAAGCACGAACCTCCTAAAGATGATCGAGGCGTGGTACTTCCAATTGCCGACAGCAGAAAACCGCAAACGCTTACAAGGAAAGCACATAGTGCACTGGGCATTACCTGCTGATCTACTAACGACTCTGACATATTTCATGGACGGCATAGGAACCTACCAACAGTTTAACGACTCCTGTGAAATAGAATACCCCACGGCATTGAATTAAGTTCTCAACACCAGCTCCTTAATGGTATCTACATATTCTTTAGAAGAAACCCCGGACAGTAGCTTGGATTGCATTTTGTCGTCTGCGTCTGCCGTGAAAGATGTTCTGAGCAAGCgcttagaaaataaattcaTTTAATTCCTCATTACAAAGGGTAGGGCCATTCAATATGCCCTTATTGAGCATATTCGGAGGAATTCATGGAACACCACGGTATTTGATGCAAGAGCAAGGACAAAAAGCAAAATTGCAAAAAGATCAGTGTATTCTACAGATGTAATAATATCTTCATTCTTTCAGTAACCACCTAATCAGTTGCTATCTGCCATTGGACCTTTAGCTGCATAGGAATCACCACCGTCATTATCGAGACCCTCGTCTTGTTCTTcgtgttcttcttctggctgcATATTAGACTATTCATTTTCAGCCCGGTGGCAGAAATATATGGAGAGTATTTATCATAGAGCCCTAGGCCCACCATTTCATATAATACACCGCTTAAACTCTAGACTTAGCGGCAATAGGATCAAACATCAAGCCACATTATCTGATAAGTGCATGGGTCTGATAGCTCGATAGAGATAAATCTTGTCCCCTTGTTCAAATCAATAGCCGACGGCAAGATCGATTGTTCACTCGAGAAGCCTGATAGCGACGGTATATACAAAGCTATCAGATACGAGCGATAAAAAGCATAACTTGCTATTGGATATTGGATCCTACTCGGGGGTAAGGTTAGCTCCTAGTGGCGTAGCAAGCCTAGGA
This window of the Aspergillus flavus chromosome 8, complete sequence genome carries:
- a CDS encoding beta-lactamase family protein (beta-lactamase family protein) produces the protein MSELNPTNIEALKRRMQSVCSDPDKGLPGVSVAVVGRDGKQLFSHAAGKRGHGSSELMSVDSVFWIASCTKMITGIACMQLVEQGRLSLDDAGQIHRICPEFDDLRVLQEDGTLVEKNKGITLRMLLTHTSGFGYTFYNEKLRDYARPAGLDEFSGYAEEFNQPLVHQPGETWEYGIGIDWAGVVLERVTGQSLNDYFHQHIFEPIGLKHISMLPTEEMKANLAYMHQRAADGQISVRDHLLRRALTVKSESDIKSYFNSGGAGCFSTAQDYSQILAVLLNNGTSPTTGKQLLKKETVDEMFRNQIENLPPLAEKYFPDAKAEFVQSGLGLHPTVEGDRQGWGLTFLLSGGSTGRSIGTAQWSGVANLRWWCDREKGVAGFICSQVLPYGDEQLFQLSQDVETEVYKGLAL